TGTGCCCGAGGAGATGCAGTGCTCAGTGTTGGCATCTCCGCTGTGTCCCACAGATCTCAGCAACTCTGGAAGCCcaggaagaaaagtaaagagAAGGATCACCCAATGGGCACGGGGAGCATCCAGCATTAGATCCAAGTCCCATATCTTCTCCTGCCTCTGGATGAATGGCAAAGGGATAGGCGAGCTTCCCATCGCGACGCAGCAGCAAAGGGCTTTGGTGACATCACTGTCCCCTGTCTGTATCTCAGCCATGCACCATTCTGTCTGCAGTGCCTCATCCACAGTGGGAAAACTCCCCAAACAGGGGCCAGCCCCTGCTAAGCACACTGCCAAGCGCTGTCCCACACTGCAGCAAAGGGCCTTTTcacctttccttccccttcaaAGCACTTTTCCCATTAGAACCCCCAGTGCGGAGTCGTCACTCTGCCCACAGCGCCGGTTTTGCCAGAAAGTCCTGCAATTACCATTTGCTGGTGACTGCCATCAGCCCCGATTTGCAAGCATGCCACAGATAGAATGAGGCACGCAGGGACGTGACCAGAGCCACAGAGAGTACCGATGTCTGTGATGGAGCTCATCTGCCACCAAGCCCATCCCAAACCCCCAGTGCAGCATCACctgcttttcagtttcctcACTGATATGGGGAGGACTTTTCTTTTCATGGTGAAGCACGTCAGGAGGCGCCTGGGGAGGATAGATGTGAAAGCAGGAAGGTGTCCACAGGATGAAGGCTGGCAGAACTGCGAGGTCCCCTCTTGGTTCCACAGCACCAAAATGCCCGAGTGCAGTGGGTGGCACGGGATGGGGAGGGGACACACAGCTTTGCTCCTTGTGCAGCCGCCTGctgaagaggaagggaagagccAGCAGAGTCCTAATGTATGATTCCCTTCATAATTAGAGCTCTCCACCTCCTGTGGCACTAATTAAAAGGCAGTGCAGTGCTCAGAGTGGCCCAGGCTGGACGTGCTCAGCTGTGCAAGCACCCAGCATTCTCTGGTCCCTTCTGTCCCGTGTCACCCTGCAGTGTGCCCTGAGATGGGGGCTCTGGAGTCCCCCAGCATGGCACGATGATACACCAGCGCCCCAATGCATCTCTAATGGCTGTGCCCACCttgtgcaggaggaggaggcagacGTGGCTGCAGGGCCATTGCCCCATcctttgctgccttgcagtgccACGGCCAATACAcctcctggaaaacaaaacctgtgGGTGTGGGGTGACCTTTGGTGCCGCTCCCAGTGCCAGATGGTGCATCTTTCCATCATGTGCAGGATATACCTCAGCCACAGTGGCAAACGTCCCAGGTACAAAGGCAGCTTTGTGACAGCAACAAAGCCATTGTCACTGCACAGGGACGCAAGCGCTGCCATCCCAGCTCTCTGCATTTGCACAGCACAGGTGTTGTATATCGTGCCAGGTGCTGTTACCAGTGAGGAGTGGACtcatctctctcctcctctctgcagGTCATCGCTGTGGTCATGGACATGTTCACTGATGTTGACATCTTCAAAGACCTCCTGGATGCGGGCTTCAAGAGGAAAGTGGGTGTCTACATCATTTTGGATGAGACCAACGTGAAGCATTTCCTCCAAATGTGCGAGAGAGCGCAAATGCACACCGGGCACCTGAAGGTAAGGACAGTCCTCAATCTTAGCAGCaaagctgggctctgctgctccatTTGAGTGGGATGTGGCCACGGGACATGAGACAAATGGCTCCCCTGCCTCCAGCCATAGCCTGCTTGGCCAAAAGGCAGTGGGGAAACTGGCCTCATTCCTTCTGAAAGTGCTGTGAGAGCTCCTGAAAGGCCAGGAGCAATTCTTTTCCCATGCTACAGTCCCAGAGCAGTGTTAGAGGAGTTAGGTCCATCTGTCCTGTAGCTGATGCCTACATCTAGGATGGAGAAGAGCAGGTGGAAGATAAGACCATGGATCTCCACATGGCAGAGCAGAATGGAGGGAGGCTCTGAGCCATCCCTGTCCTACTGCCACTGCTGTGGtgctctgtgcaggcagggGATATTGCAAAGCACACAAgtgaatcactgaatcattaaggttgaaaaatccctctcagatccccaagcTCAACCCCAACCCATCATACTATGCCCATAACCATGTCCCTCACCTCCAAgcatggtgaccccaccacttccctggcagcagtgcagtttctgaccactcttttggaggagaaattgttcctaatatccaacctgaacctctccatgaaggagctggagaggagagaaatCCCTGCATGGTGCATGAGTCCATTTGGGTGTAGGAAAACAGAACGATATAAGCAATGCCTTGCAGTTCAGGGTTCTTCCCCTTGGCCTTAAGTGCCCAAATCTGCACTCTAGAAGCAGGACAGGGCTGATAGAGCACATTGCAGCTGGAGGCACGCGACTCAGCTTTGTGCAGATTCCCCCTGTACAGACTGTGCCTCGGTGAGATAAGCAGAGCAAGCAGAGAGCACTTTGCACACAATGCAGGAGGTTGGGGTTACTATTTAACCCAGCCCTAAAGGTAACACTGCTTGTTACCCATTTTACCTCACAGCAAACCAGAGCGTGGCCCCACACTCTGTGCATGAGAGCACAACCCAACACCACACTCCAAGAGGGGCGAGGGACAGGAAGGGGCAGAGGAGCACGTCCCCCAGTGCTGGGTGGCAGTGGGACACTGGTCAATACCTGTGTTCTCAACACTGCAGCACCCCACAGTTTCACTTTTGGGCCGCAGACTCCACTCCCAGTCTCCACGCCTGCAGCCCAGTACATGGGCGATGCTCTCCACCTGACGtcacctggctgtgctgtgccaagCAGCTTCGCCTGGACATGCTCCCTTCAAATTTGCTTACGGTGAGGGCAGAGAGCGAGCTGAGCAGGAACACGTTCCAGCCACGTCACGGCACTGCCAACAGGAGGGAGGTTGGTGCACAGCCGTGATGCTGTGCCAGCTCTGGGGACCTGCGCCCTACAGGAGGGACACTGCAGTGGCACTCACAGTGCACCCAGCCAGCCAGGTCTTACACCTTCCCCATCCAATGAGTCCAAAAGCTCTGTGTAATTGCTGCTCAGGACAATTAAACCAGCTGAGCTTCCCTATGCTGTTACTCGCAGCCTGGAGAGGGCTCTGCTCCCAGACCAGAAAAGCCAGCGCTGACGCACGCCACGCTCTCAGGCAttggctgcctgctggcaggACTGGAAAAGCAGGAGAGCATCTGCAGAGCTCGGCAAAAGTCTGGAAGTGGTGATTTGCCACATATTGCTTGTCACAAGCAATTTGCCGGGATGGTATTCAGCAAGGCAGGAGGCAGTGAGGAAACTAGGGCagtggctgggagctgctgtgtaaGCCAGGAGATGCTAACGAAACGAACGTCGTTATCTCGgtgccttctgtgctgtgcaattAGTGAGGTGGCTTGGGCAAGGCTGTCCTGCGTTGAGCAAGGGTGAGTGCTTGGGGTGTGATTCAGCCCCGCTCAGAGCTGCTCTATGGCTCGGCAGCCAGGCACACGCTCATTCCACGCTCATTTTGGAAGAGATAAAATAAACAGATCTTACCCAACTGCGGCAAGGGGAAGGCCAAGGCAGCCGGCAGCCTGCTGCCAGGAGCTTTGTTTCCCTGGGTGTTACCCAAGAAAAATGCAGGCTGTTTCTTGCCTTTGTGTACAGATTGGGCTGAGAGTGAGAGGGCAGCACCGTGAAGATGCTAGGCATGGGGACATCACTCTGGTGTGACCCTCCCGTACCCATCCCCACACCAACCATAGAATTCATTGaaccattcaggttggaaaagacctccaaaatccTCAAGCACGACCCCACCGcatcccaccatgccctctGATCACATCCCTCATcaccacatctccacagctctgggacacctccagggacggtgaccccaccactccctgggcagcagtgccagtgcctgaccgctCTTTGGGAGAATAAATTGTTCCTAGCATCCCACCTGAGCCTCTCCCGACTCAATGTAAAGCCATCACCTTtggtcctatcactgttacctgggacAAGAAGCTGGTCCCCAACTTAAtacaatctcctttcagacTGAACAATACCAGGTTCAGTCCTATGCTCACAGTGGTTCAAAGACCACCTGCAGCCAGGCACCAGAGTCTCAGCACTAGGCAAAACTGCCAAAgctccaaaaaataaaaataaaaatcaaatgcacAAAAAATACCCAAACTTCTCCAGACAGCACATAAAACttgccaaaataaataaagaaatgaagggCATGACCTAACAATGACACAGTGCTTTTAGCAAGAGCATTACCACCATCCCAGCAGAACAGGAGGAATGAGAGTGCTCTCATACATACAAAAGTACTTTATCCCCATCCAAGGGTGTCCTCTCTATTAGACCTGGACCCATGTCCTCACAGCTCCTTTCCCAATGGTGCCCCACTGCTTTTGCTCATCCACTCTTAATACCAAGGTGAGATGCTTGGATTTAGAAGCAGAGCAGACCCAAGGGAAGACCACTGACATTGGACCTGCATGCACTGCGCTGAGGTCAGCACTGTTGCCTAGAAAAACACCAGTACATCTCCCAGGAGGTAGGAGGAGAAGAATCGCCAGCTGCATGGTGCCCTTCACACAGATCATAGGAGATGGAAGGTGTTTGGCAGCATGGTCACGCAGTGTTTACCCGTGGCTGTGGGCAGAGTGAGTTCAAGAGGTAGAAAACACTGTTGGAGACCATGGGGAAAGCAGGAAATTCTTGGCGCCAGGTCTCTGGTTCACTGCGCAGCCCTGGGCAAGTTATTTTATCTCCTCATCGCTGAGGTCTCCTGCAAGCAGACTCCGAGGAGCGCTGCCCACTGCTCGGTGGGGTTGGGAAACAACCACAGGGCTCTGAACGTCAGCTCTTCATGGCTCGGCGTGGGGCTGGAGCGAGCTCCAAGTGGGGCAGAGGCACAGCAGGGAGGTGGCAGTGTGAGGACATCAGTCCTGGTCTCAGCATTGCCTACTCACAGCTCCttgcctttgctttgcagaaCCTCCGTGTCCGCAGCACAGGGGGCACAGAGTTCTTCACGCGCTCAGCAACCAAGTTCAAAGGGGCTTTGGCCCAGAAGTTCATGTTTGTGGATGGAGATCGGGCCATGTGTGGATCCTACAGGTAACAGCCGTGTCCCCTCTCACCTGCCCCGTAGAGCTGATGTCAAAGAACCCACGTGGTCCCTGTCCCAGCCTTGCTCCCCAGCTCCTAACTTAAAGGACCACATCACAAGGGAAGCCTAAGTTTATCCTAAGGCCACCCCATGGCCAGGACTGGGGCAGTGGTGGGACACAATGACATCAATGCACAACACCGTGCACTGGGAACAGCAGGAGTTCTGAGGCCCAGCCAGCCCCAGCTCTACGCTGACCTCAGATTTTCCTGTTAGACATTTACAACCCCAAGTTGTAAACCCCAATTGTTTTCCAATTTGTCCAAATGAAAGTTAGTTTTGGCTGAAAGAGTTGGTGTTTTCAGCTCTAAAAGACACGtttcataaatatgaaaaatagaaCATTTCCTATATTCTGgccacaacaaaaaacagacttGTAAACAAGTCCCTGTCCTTAACTAACCTAAactgagaaaggagaagcagccaacactaaaatgaaaaactagCTTGCCCGCactaaaaaaaattgtgtttttattcAAATTCCTGACTTCGAGCCTTCATTCCCATTTGGGGTTAGAGCTTCTTATTAATCCCATCATTGTTAATTTTTATAGCAAGATCGTGTCCTCACTAGCACTGTTAACCCCCCCGGGAAAAGCCAGGGTTGGCAAGAGGTGCGTTGTGTACCAGCAAGCGCTCAGCTTCCAACACCTTTCCATTCCAGCTTCACCTGGTCTGCAGCAAGGACGGATCGGAATGTCATCACAGTGCTCTCAGGTCAAGTGGTGGAGGCGTTTGACAAGCAGTTCCAGGAGCTGTACCTCATGTCCAAGGGGGTGAGCCTCAAATCCATCTCCATGGGCGTGGAGCCCGAACCCGAGCCTGTAACACTGCCCTCCGTTGTGCCGGTGACCCCTGCCAACGCCATGGTGAAGAAGCTAATCAACCCCAAATACGCCCTGGTGAAGGCTAAGAGTGCAGACCAGATCAGCAAGACTTCATCCGAGAACCAGGACAAAACACAGAAGGgggaaaacaaaggcaaaggGCTGCACGAGGGCGCAGCGGGAGACAGGCACGGCGAGGCGGCAGACCTCTCCCTGCTCATCCACCCCGGCCTCCTGAACCTGGAGAAAGCCAACATGTTTGACTACCTGCCCACCTGGGTTGAGCCCGACCCGGAGCCTGGGAGCGAAGTCTTGGGCTACATCAATATCATTGACCCCAAGATAAAGAACGTGAAGCTCTCACAAATGAACCGCATCAAAGTCTGCGACGTCTCCCAGGCCAGCGCCCAGCACCGGCAGATGCTGAAGAACAGGGAGCTGGAAGCCAAGAAGATCTCAACTCAAGAGCCACCTCTGCTGTCCCCCTGCCAGAGGCAGACCCCGCAGGTCCTCACAGAAGCTCCTGTGGCACTGGCCACCAGCCCCATTGAAGGCAGTGGCTGGGTGACAAAGCCAGTGGGAACATCAGCCGCTCAACCACTGAGCCACCACTTGAAGCCACCTGAGGAGACACCTGAGGAAGCCAAGCCCCCAGTTCCAAAGCCAAGGACTGTCCCTGTTGGCGGCCTTGCAACCAAAGCCACCACACCGTGTGACAGCCACAGTGCCCCAGGGGGTGACGTGCAGCCACCGCTGGTTGACCATGTGGATGCGAGACAGGAACCAAAGGAGAACCCCAGCAGAGCTTCACCGGACAGCTGCCACCTCCCAGTGGCGGGGCCACAGGAGGACAAGGGGCCTCCTTGTGCCCACAATGggctgggagaggaggaggaggaggaggaggaggagtatATCACTCTCAGTGaccaggagagctgctccagcagctctgctgaccaCAGCTACCGCCGCTCCAACGCCTCCTCCATTTCGGATGAGTACTTTGAGGTGAGGGAACGCTACGGGCCGCTGCGGCGAACCAACTCGGATGTCACTCACAATGGGGAGTTTGTGCCCATCCAGAGGAAGCTCAGTGACCCCCACATCAGTCGAGGAACTTTCCTCAGCCCCCTGGGGAGCCTCCCATCCCTCAAGCACGTCCGCGTGGAGGACATGGCCAAGAGGAGGAGCAACGCTGTGGAGATCAGGTGTGTGCTGCCCCACACCATCTTGGATGGCAACGGCTCCTACCCCACCAGTGCCACACAGGTAGGCCATCGTGAGCTTCACCACATTACATATCCTAGTCTAGCCTCAGTTCAttgggtcacagaatcataagatcattaaaatttaaaaaaacactaagatcatcaaatccagcTGTCAgtccacccccaccatgcccaccaaagCACGTGCCTAAATAGAATCACCGAAccattaaggttagaaaagacctctcagatcaccAAACCCAACCcacctcaccatgcccactaaccacgtctCTTAAGTGTCACATatccacagttctggaacacctctagggacggTGAGTCCACCGCTTCCCTGGTTAGTgcatttttcttatatccaatctaaatctccccttttatCAGCACAGCAGTTGCAGGAGGTGCTGGTGCCCAGGGGGATGGTGGCCATGCCATAGCTAGCCAGGAGCGCACAGGGAAGGGCTGGATAAAAGGAAGGCTTTCTAGAATTAAAGAGCAACAcgtggcacagggctgtgcccagagctCTATCCCATCACCCAACAGCAGTGGCACCGCTCTGTGCGACAGACACTATACATGCAGGCGTGTCCCTCCCTGCCTTGTTTTCTAGCTCCTTACGCTTTGATTAGCATCAAAGCAAAGCGCACGGACACATAATGAggtggagcagcacagcagggctggcagctgccGCAGGCAAGCAATGCCgtcagcagcacccacagagCCAGGGTTCCATGAAGCAGGCAGGAGGTCACTGCTGCTCATGTCACTGATGCCACCGGGGGCAACCCCAGCTGAGCTGCCAGGTCCATCTAATCTGTGCTTACAGGGAATTGAGGGTATTAGTCCAGAGTCCGcccgctgctccctgcccagggCTTTGCTCCAGCATTTGAGCCCTCACTGCGCTGCTCAAAGCGCTCAGGCACCTTCATGTTCCTGCAATAACTTGTCCAGGCCTTTTTGTGAGAGATAATTGAGGTGCTGCCAGAACCAGGAAAGCCAATGCTCAGCTGATGGAAACGTGCAGGGAATCGTTTCTCTTATGCGTAATAACAATAAACAGAGCCATCCCTGGTTAGCTCTGCAGAAACCTCTCATCTGAGGTTGGAGAGCAGCAACAGCACGATGAGGATGGCCCACCCATGGGCCCCAGCAAGGCCTTTTCTTGGCAATTCTGCAGTTTTCCACAGCTGCCTATTGCTGTTTGTCCTCCCATCTTGAACAGTGTAGGTATCTCCCACCATCAACGCCACCACACGTTTTTATTTTGGGTCCCTTCACTCTCGCACCCAATCTAAGGGGTTTCTGCTCGGTGCCCGGCCAAACGCCTGCCCTTACCTGGGAACAGAGCCCTGCTGATCATGCCTGGCATGATGATGACAAACAGGGGCAGCATCTTCAGGTAGCTGGCCAGGATGGAGCCGGCCTTGGCATGGCTCAGGCTCCTTGCAGAGAGTGACCGCTGCACAATGACCTGCAGAGAGCCAGGGACATGGCTGAGTCACCAAGATGTCCCCCCCGGTGTCAGCCTCCCCTCTGCTGactgcatccccagcatcccaAATGCTGGTGCTGTTGGGTGTAGGACCTCACCCTAAAGCCACGTACACATATGTCCACAGTGCAGGTTGGGTTTCTCTCCAGTTCACTGAGTGGTTTGGGTTATGCCCTTGCAGCAGGCAGCGGGACCCCTGGGGGCCCACAACCACTCTGAGCCCCATCCCATAGGGACCTGCACTTCCGCACACCGGTTGACCCACAAGCCTAAATCAGGGGGAGAGTTTTTGTTCAGAgggtgagcagcacagcagcacagtgaaaaCATTTGGGCACAGGATTGCACCAAGCAGCTGATGGTGTTTTCCATGAGGACTATGAGTATGTAGCATCCTTGTGACAATCACAGATcatattttgctctttttctgctctttaacAAACAGGGCACGCACATCTACCGCTATCGGCCCAGGAACCTCACAGGCAGGGAGCAAGGCAAGGAGCCCTCCTGCTCCCCACCGTGCGAGAAACCCCCTGGGGCCAGCAAGCACCGAAGGGACAGCACCGAGCCCAAAAAGACCGTTGCAGGCAGCCAGCCCTACTGGCAGGGCAAAGCCTTCAGCCCCGGCAAGCCGAGGGCAGCAAGCAAAGCCCTGAGCTCCCTGCCCGAGAGCCAGAAGGCAGCCGAGGAGTTGAGGACACCGCTCGGCATCCCACTCTCCAAACTGTCCCAGTCCAAGCACCTTAAGAACAAAGTCATGGCAGCTCCAGGTGCTACCGACTCCAAGAAGAAGCCCCCTGAACCCACCAGCCAGAAGGAGCAGTAGGGGTGGATGCAGGCGGGTGGACTGCAGGCGATGCTCTGCCATGCGGAGCAGGGGAATCTTGTTTACATTTACCTGGTCAGTGCACCAGTACCACGTGGCCATGATGGACAGCCCAAACGTCATCCCTGTCCAGGGTAGATCTCCAGAGATTGGGTCTCGGAAGAGGTGCATGGCATCCGCTCTGGGCAGGTGGCAGGTCGTGTTGGGAACGATCTTGGACGGCACGGCTTTTAGATAGGCCTCTTCCAGGTTGGAGTAACCTCCGATCGCATTAAAAGCTGGAAGGCACCGTTGGGGGAGGCTGGTTGGAGGCTGTCTGGTTGCCTCCAGGATCAGTCAGAAAAACACTTGAGAACTCGTTACTGAGAGCTGCTGCCCCCTCGTTGGCCCCCTTCCCACAGAGGGAGGCTCACGCGCgtgattatattttattttagttatttaaGAGACTCTTCTATCACCATTTTGCACAGCATGTCCCATTGCAGCCTGCCCTCCCTCGGGAGGGTGACCCACGTCTGGGACAAAAGGGACCAACGCCTCTTTTGACTTCGTACTGTAAAAGCAAGCTGTTATTAAAGCTCCCTGCTCCTAGAGTATGGGAAACACAC
This window of the Lagopus muta isolate bLagMut1 chromosome 15, bLagMut1 primary, whole genome shotgun sequence genome carries:
- the FAM83G gene encoding protein FAM83G, which encodes MAFSQVQCLDDSHVNWRSSESKPEFFYSEEQRLALEALAARGPDAFYEVLKKENIRDFLSELELKKILDTLETYDPGSEYIPRHGSSTAGSEGDRNSQGDEQDVAPSLEYWPQRSDRSIPQLDLGWPETIAYRGVTRATVYMQPPIEGQAHIKEVVRKMICQAQKVIAVVMDMFTDVDIFKDLLDAGFKRKVGVYIILDETNVKHFLQMCERAQMHTGHLKNLRVRSTGGTEFFTRSATKFKGALAQKFMFVDGDRAMCGSYSFTWSAARTDRNVITVLSGQVVEAFDKQFQELYLMSKGVSLKSISMGVEPEPEPVTLPSVVPVTPANAMVKKLINPKYALVKAKSADQISKTSSENQDKTQKGENKGKGLHEGAAGDRHGEAADLSLLIHPGLLNLEKANMFDYLPTWVEPDPEPGSEVLGYINIIDPKIKNVKLSQMNRIKVCDVSQASAQHRQMLKNRELEAKKISTQEPPLLSPCQRQTPQVLTEAPVALATSPIEGSGWVTKPVGTSAAQPLSHHLKPPEETPEEAKPPVPKPRTVPVGGLATKATTPCDSHSAPGGDVQPPLVDHVDARQEPKENPSRASPDSCHLPVAGPQEDKGPPCAHNGLGEEEEEEEEEYITLSDQESCSSSSADHSYRRSNASSISDEYFEVRERYGPLRRTNSDVTHNGEFVPIQRKLSDPHISRGTFLSPLGSLPSLKHVRVEDMAKRRSNAVEIRCVLPHTILDGNGSYPTSATQGTHIYRYRPRNLTGREQGKEPSCSPPCEKPPGASKHRRDSTEPKKTVAGSQPYWQGKAFSPGKPRAASKALSSLPESQKAAEELRTPLGIPLSKLSQSKHLKNKVMAAPGATDSKKKPPEPTSQKEQ